In Arthrobacter citreus, a genomic segment contains:
- a CDS encoding ANTAR domain-containing response regulator, with translation MSESTEPAPSNTPARRVIVAEDETLIRLDIVEILTGEGYDVVGEADNGEKAVQLATELKPDLVLMDVKMPVMDGITAAEQIVKARIAPVVLLTAFSQKELVERAREAGAMAYVVKPFTPADLIPAIEIALSRHEEIKALEEEVSDLKEQFATRKLVERAKSLLTTKMGLTEPEAFRWIQKTSMDRRLSMREVAETIINQVN, from the coding sequence GTGTCTGAGTCAACCGAGCCCGCCCCCTCCAATACACCGGCGCGGCGCGTCATCGTCGCCGAAGACGAGACGCTGATCCGCCTCGACATCGTGGAAATCCTCACCGGTGAGGGATACGACGTCGTCGGCGAGGCCGACAATGGCGAGAAGGCCGTCCAGCTGGCCACCGAGCTCAAGCCGGACCTCGTCCTGATGGACGTCAAGATGCCGGTCATGGATGGCATCACCGCCGCCGAGCAGATCGTCAAGGCCCGCATCGCACCCGTGGTTCTGCTGACCGCGTTCAGCCAGAAGGAACTGGTGGAGCGTGCCCGCGAAGCCGGCGCCATGGCCTACGTGGTCAAGCCCTTCACCCCGGCGGACCTGATCCCGGCCATCGAGATTGCCCTCTCCCGCCATGAGGAAATCAAGGCGCTCGAGGAAGAGGTCAGCGACCTGAAGGAACAGTTCGCCACCCGCAAGCTGGTGGAGCGGGCCAAGTCGCTGCTGACCACCAAGATGGGCCTGACCGAGCCTGAGGCCTTCCGCTGGATCCAGAAGACCTCCATGGACCGCCGCCTGAGCATGCGTGAAGTTGCCGAGACCATCATCAACCAGGTCAACTAG
- a CDS encoding LuxR C-terminal-related transcriptional regulator — protein MAASPHFLAAPPIPGVALSRPRLAMAPGTGTTLIWSCAGSGKTTLLAQWAAELKAAGEAAAWISLPAAGTLRHRLAAMTRDSVAAARGPVGSPSAGGGQLNLLLDDVHHLNDPGDIQWLAQLIESRPRHVRFVLTGRHPPDVNGSPLFAGTPENGAAYGTTDLAFTPAETADFLALRGLRLSPPDIETIQRRTGGWAAALTLLAGLLPRAATPLLLDFEPGHRAAADYLVAEILDLLPATYFGFLLSLCVADAVTVPLAVRLTQRGDAGWLLNHLERQTGLLSRSMAGGTPVYVFHPVLLRYLRTEFRRQDLAGYARALGAAPVGASPPAAADPLTPKEQEILQELPHHQTIRDIAARQRVSPNTVKTHLRVLYQKLGVRNRTAAVEKAVEQGLL, from the coding sequence ATGGCTGCCAGTCCGCATTTCCTTGCTGCACCTCCTATCCCGGGTGTTGCGCTGTCCCGGCCACGGCTGGCAATGGCCCCCGGCACCGGCACCACTCTGATCTGGTCCTGTGCCGGCTCGGGGAAAACAACTCTTCTGGCCCAGTGGGCTGCCGAGCTGAAAGCCGCCGGCGAAGCCGCAGCTTGGATCAGCCTGCCGGCGGCCGGAACCCTGCGTCACCGGCTGGCCGCCATGACCCGGGACTCGGTTGCCGCCGCCAGAGGCCCTGTCGGTTCCCCAAGCGCAGGCGGAGGACAATTAAACCTGCTTCTTGACGACGTCCACCACCTGAACGATCCCGGCGACATTCAGTGGCTGGCCCAACTCATCGAATCCCGGCCGCGGCACGTGCGTTTTGTCCTCACCGGGCGGCACCCGCCAGACGTTAACGGCAGCCCCCTGTTCGCCGGCACCCCCGAGAACGGCGCCGCGTACGGCACCACCGACCTGGCCTTCACTCCGGCCGAGACAGCAGATTTCCTCGCTCTCCGCGGCCTTCGCCTGTCGCCGCCGGACATTGAAACCATCCAGCGGCGCACCGGCGGGTGGGCGGCTGCACTTACCCTGCTGGCCGGACTCCTCCCCCGGGCAGCCACACCCCTTCTGTTGGATTTCGAGCCCGGGCACCGGGCCGCCGCCGACTATCTCGTCGCGGAGATTCTGGATTTGCTGCCGGCGACCTACTTCGGCTTTCTGCTCAGTCTCTGCGTGGCTGACGCGGTGACCGTTCCGCTTGCAGTCCGGCTCACGCAGCGGGGAGACGCCGGTTGGTTGCTGAACCATTTGGAGCGGCAGACAGGTTTGTTGAGCCGGTCCATGGCCGGGGGAACACCCGTGTATGTGTTCCATCCGGTCCTGCTGAGGTACCTGCGCACCGAATTCCGCCGGCAGGACCTTGCAGGATATGCCCGGGCGCTTGGCGCGGCTCCGGTGGGCGCCTCTCCCCCGGCGGCTGCGGACCCCCTCACCCCGAAGGAACAGGAGATTCTCCAGGAGCTGCCGCACCATCAGACCATCAGGGATATAGCCGCCCGCCAGCGTGTCAGCCCCAACACTGTGAAGACTCACCTGCGGGTCCTCTACCAAAAGCTCGGCGTTCGAAACCGTACAGCGGCAGTGGAAAAGGCCGTTGAACAGGGCCTCCTCTAG